In Saccharomyces kudriavzevii IFO 1802 strain IFO1802 genome assembly, chromosome: 9, the following proteins share a genomic window:
- the TAO3 gene encoding Tao3p (similar to Saccharomyces cerevisiae TAO3 (YIL129C); ancestral locus Anc_2.232), giving the protein MASKFTFPPQKDQGTGFTFPPTNIVENSNSNNQISINIDPSSQDHSLEMSGTPQDSIPLHQSIAGAPIIDIPSPIDISEGTSVSDQLLLQQQQQLEEGETPIESFIDQQGGQKDFSVIEQQEQPSMQESTPADITAKSVAEDYVATLRQQMATDWKSPSEYALHILFTKFIRYAENKLNMCLHQLVLAEPPIVEILGEGIDPSFDEIIKSLGHIAKKKPKPVIDAMMFWRKTKSEAANSASEEVEKLLKDYEFENAHPSQAHFLMNRRLSRSSSNTTSKYKHGNSINGVSSIKRHASSSFNNKVPLLKASSGNSSTVSSPSIANSQLKSLEKEIELAKEEAFLADRKSLISIYILCRVLNEIVKQAPSNEEEDLSDKLEEIVFTQLKTTDPLSISSSLIKSSNWNSFAELLGSMSEKKFLSVSDRFIADLEKIPAYIPPELEPSTHLLILGMRYLKLKNYPLEKFEESADFMKSLSKFFSKTENFPVCLAYAEVTNQLLLPLAGSLTAEVNHPTWVEAMSTLLDTAKRLQADNKYWVSGFKLTVSILCASPPDLFSKQWLALLEANASKVKSKSLNERIIFAVGLSRLVWVYLYRCPETLNNTTRTLIKLLQLYLNTRKKENWITGDFGLLNPLTDALISIGFLHPNFLMEQALILLIRQSFNGTNLENINSEKLILTINTYKGLLVTKERPKFPEADNRLYELNLNNITVNQVQEASSINHNEITDYFYKLFLLLDSSIGSEVWSPENLHQKQSSNTFSPFSFSFSNDNDVSKNKSFYVILFGTIIEAIPCCLSVSRNIPYKSTIEILSRNAVHSESIISSSSQNALRALAAKKNPYTLITWFAKYSFDFDEKTQSSYNMSYLSSKEYNRLLMLYVELLECWLEEFQSSNKEENKKETGLDGIRLLPVDPEQEESNETQKLEWKNTVTVIEEVEGNGLFFLCSHDARIRRLGIQILRIIFKFDEAMMEKTEKLSNGHSRSSSHFAADRGTRLIDLLNECNTSTLINPHKATLSAVEKTRFTRLNSKYKKGLLVKLAESEYGVDAALWQRAFPKLLALVFKTCPMAMALCRSIVCIRLVQVHEIILRVANDVDFKPKNVLPETIVNQWKLYLIAACTSLTSTFDQKLHIPSNIPQHGRKKSQQIFTVQHQKIKSAKSIFKMVLPLLNAKYIMIRDAIITGLSSMNINIFKAYVEAIDVFLVAWKEGSSNNQIRVEMFHILTILSPYLKADMIFNDEWILRKLSEFLQKTKQFLEKDSVQISYEYQSLRSYFAGLILSYYMAMREHPLIDQLFPFQARASCFNYLKEWCGYGEYEPISEERYAIMIKNTENNRDRTAITTGIEFQKNRLQMIVLETMVVLCSDPITQTLNDDLDLPIVISFDTDDLLAWIEALFDSDNSTVTNLGVRALENLLEKNRENSKLFRDVAFQCVSHHSHPSVAVLYYTTLCKSVLKLDNLVLDEDELVSLGLYGLVADKEDTRTFAVDLLSAVEAKLHNSSYTKVFKERLANSSKTVYKSTAKEISSIFAELLSQDLCLRIFSSLVRILDLFPFEIKRDLLVLMVPWVNKFTLKSLEEQDTFMVLNNLFYITIDLNDSLPNEVEQLWISLGKGNSFQNIHVSLEYIINSSMNHCNPLFVQYARDIVLYLANIPGGIGLLDTLLNNLEPKCMVPLAKHTFAEPITNNKYSFLGNIWERLNYTGKKVIFSKAQLSIIFLVNLLTNLSESVKVKIPLLLHMSICLLDHYVPLIHESACKIASTLIFGLAPTHEKSEETVKLLRNKHALWSYDNLMKKGARSPKTMDLLIRNIIGIFSDLEEFQVTWQRIALKWATTCSVRHIACRSFQIFRSLLTFLDQEMLRDMLHRLSNTISDGNVDIQGFAMQILMTLNAIMAELDPTNLISFPQLFWSITACLSSIHEQEFIEVLSCLSKFISKIDLDSPDTVQCLVAIFPSNWEGRFDGLQQIVMTGLRSSNSLEITWKFLDKLNLLKDSRIIANTDSRLLFALIANLPRFLNAMDRKDFTGIQVAADSLIELANAYKQPSLSRLIDSLAKNKFRSKKDFMSQVVSFISRNYFPLYSAQTLVFLLGLLFNKIGWIRVQTLEILKYVFPLVDLKRPEFIGVGADLISPLLRLLFTEYEANALEVLDCVPNVSGSKMDKDVLRITMGNRDVKEGDNATTTLFGLPEDSGWSVPMPTMTAATTRHNVHAVFMTCGTSKSDEISAHGSDDMDAVIEFHADGDYELGRMDTIVEFHADGDYDLGRMDTNDSISVAEEKDASLSHMWAELDNLDSFFTKDTNVPNISSKMGMGIPHGRSDSIETTRTDQTFSFESAPQLYDKKVSVILNRSLSRTPSNVSFKTHLADSFAVKINRNGKPRI; this is encoded by the coding sequence ATGGCCTCGAAATTCACTTTTCCACCTCAGAAGGATCAAGGTACTGGTTTCACCTTCCCCCCGACAAATATAGTAGAAAACtccaacagcaacaaccaGATATCGATAAATATTGATCCTTCGAGTCAAGATCATTCACTAGAGATGAGTGGAACGCCTCAAGATTCAATTCCTTTGCATCAATCTATCGCGGGTGCCCCCATTATTGATATCCCATCTCCCATTGATATCTCAGAAGGAACTTCAGTAAGTGACCAATTGCTTTtacagcaacagcaacagtTAGAAGAGGGCGAGACACCTATAGAATCTTTTATTGACCAGCAAGGTGGTCAGAAGGATTTTTCAGTTATAGAACAACAAGAGCAGCCAAGCATGCAAGAGTCAACACCCGCGGATATTACGGCCAAATCTGTAGCTGAAGATTACGTAGCTACTCTGAGGCAGCAAATGGCTACAGATTGGAAAAGTCCTTCTGAATATGCTCTTCATATCctttttacaaaatttatTCGTTATGCCGAGAATAAATTAAATATGTGTCTACATCAACTAGTCTTGGCGGAACCTCCAATTGTGGAAATTCTTGGGGAAGGCATTGATCCGAGCTTCGATGAAATAATCAAATCTTTAGGTCATAtcgcgaaaaaaaaaccgaAACCAGTTATTGATGCAATGATGTTTTGGAGGAAGACGAAATCTGAAGCAGCAAATTCTGCTTCTGAAGAAGTGgaaaaacttttgaaagattatgaatttgaaaacgCTCATCCCTCTCAAGCccatttcttgatgaatAGGCGACTATCAAGATCTTCTAGCAATACTACCTCGAAGTACAAACATGGCAACAGCATCAACGGCGTTTCTAGCATAAAAAGGCAtgcttcttcctcttttaACAACAAAGTCCCCTTGCTTAAAGCTAGTAGTGGTAATAGCAGCACTGTGTCAAGTCCATCCATAGCAAATTCGCAATTGAAAAGCCTagagaaagaaattgaattggcaaaagaagaagcctTCTTAGCGGACAGGAAGTCTTTGATTAGCATATACATCCTTTGTAGAGTGCTAAATGAAATCGTCAAGCAGGCGCCCAGtaacgaagaagaagatttatCCGATAAGCTAGAAGAGATCGTTTTCACTCAGTTAAAAACGACTGATCCACTTTCCATATCTTCCAGCTTAATTAAATCCTCTAACTGGAATTCATTTGCTGAACTTCTAGGCTCTATGtcggaaaaaaaatttctgtcGGTGAGCGATCGATTTATAGCTGATCTAGAAAAAATCCCAGCGTATATACCCCCGGAGTTAGAGCCAAGTACCCATTTGTTGATCCTTGGTATGAGATATttgaagctgaaaaattatccaTTGGAgaagtttgaagaaagtgCGGATTTCATGAAAAGCTTATCAAAGTTCTTCtcaaaaactgaaaatttccCGGTATGTTTAGCGTATGCTGAAGTCACAAACCAGTTATTATTGCCCTTGGCCGGCTCATTGACGGCAGAAGTTAATCATCCGACGTGGGTAGAAGCAATGTCTACTTTACTGGACACTGCTAAGCGCCTACAGGCTGATAATAAGTATTGGGTAAGTGGTTTCAAACTAACAGTTTCTATTTTATGTGCATCACCTCctgatttattttctaaacAATGGTTAGCGCTACTGGAGGCAAACGCCTCAAAAGTTAAATCCAAAAGCTTGAATGAAAGGATCATCTTTGCAGTAGGTTTATCAAGATTGGTTTGGGTTTATCTATACAGATGTCCGGAAACTTTAAATAATACTACAAGAACGCTTATCAAACTTTTACAATTATACTTAAACACAAGGAAGAAGGAGAATTGGATAACTGGGGACTTTGGGCTTTTGAACCCCTTGACAGATGCGCTAATATCAATTGGATTTTTGCATCCAAATTTCTTAATGGAGCAAGCCCTTATTTTGTTGATACGACAATCGTTCAATGGTACTAATCTGGAAAACATCAACTCcgaaaaattgattttaacTATAAATACCTATAAAGGTTTGTTGGTCACTAAGGAAAGACCGAAGTTCCCTGAAGCTGATAATCGACTTTATgaattgaatttgaataacATTACAGTGAATCAGGTGCAGGAAGCGTCCTCCATAAATCACAACGAAATAACGGATTACTTTTATaaattatttcttctattAGATTCGAGCATTGGCTCTGAAGTCTGGTCTCCTGAAAACCTGCACCAAAAGCAATCGTCAAACACATTCAGTCCATTTAGCTTTAGTTTTTctaatgataatgacgTAAGTAAAAACAAGTCGTTTTATGTTATATTGTTTGGTACTATCATTGAAGCCATACCATGCTGCCTGTCTGTTTCACGCAATATTCCATATAAATCTACAATTGAGattttatcaagaaatGCTGTCCATTCGGAGtctattatttcttccagCAGTCAGAACGCACTGAGGGCATTGGCTGCTAAAAAGAATCCATACACACTAATCACATGGTTTGCGAAGTATTCGTTCGATTTCGATGAAAAGACGCAGTCGAGTTATAACATGTCGTATCTGTCATCTAAGGAATATAACAGACTATTGATGCTTTATGTAGAGCTTTTGGAATGCTGGCTGGAAGAGTTTCAGTCATCTAATAAGGAggaaaacaagaaagagaCCGGTTTGGACGGAATTCGCCTGTTGCCAGTCGACccagaacaagaagaaagtaaTGAAACGCAAAAACTGGAATGGAAAAATACAGTAACGgttattgaagaagtagaAGGGAatggtttattttttctctgcTCACATGATGCAAGGATCCGTAGATTAGGTATTCAAATATTGAGAAttatattcaaatttgatgaagcCATGATGGAAAAGACTGAGAAGTTATCAAATGGACATTCAAGGTCATCATCCCACTTCGCAGCTGACCGTGGCACAAGACTTATCGATTTATTGAATGAGTGTAACACTTCTACTCTAATAAATCCCCATAAAGCAACATTAAGTGCAGTTGAAAAGACGAGGTTCACTAGATTGAATTCCAAATATAAGAAGGGCTTACTCGTCAAATTGGCTGAATCAGAATACGGAGTTGATGCCGCATTATGGCAAAGGGCATTTCCTAAATTGTTAGCATTGGTTTTCAAGACTTGTCCGATGGCAATGGCGTTATGTCGATCTATTGTCTGCATAAGGTTGGTTCAAGTACATGAAATAATTTTGCGTGTGGCCAATGATGTTGACTTCAAACCCAAAAATGTTTTGCCGGAAACAATAGTAAATCAATGGAAGCTTTATCTGATTGCAGCATGTACTTCTTTAACGTCCACATTTGACCAAAAACTACATATCCCGTCTAATATCCCCCAACATGGCAGAAAAAAGAGTCAACAGATTTTCACCGTTCAGCACCAGAAGATCAAGTCTGCGAAgtcaattttcaagatgGTTCTTCCCTTATTGAATGCGAAATACATTATGATCAGGGACGCCATAATAACAGGGTTAAGTTCGATGaatatcaatattttcaaggCATATGTGGAGGCCATTGATGTATTTTTAGTGGCCTGGAAAGAAGGAAGCTCCAACAACCAAATTAGAGTGGAAATGTTTCATATCTTAACAATTCTATCGCCATATCTGAAAGCGGATATGATATTTAATGATGAATGGATACTCCGGAAATTGTCAGAGTTTTTgcagaaaacaaaacaatttcttgaaaaggaCTCTGTGCAAATCTCCTACGAGTATCAATCATTGCGAAGCTATTTCGCAGGTCTTATACTGAGCTATTATATGGCAATGAGAGAGCATCCTTTAATTGACCAattatttccttttcaagcACGGGCGTCGTGTTTCAATTATTTGAAGGAATGGTGCGGTTATGGCGAGTACGAACCGATATCTGAAGAGAGATATGCCATCATGATcaaaaatacagaaaataACAGAGACAGAACTGCGATCACTACTGGAATAgagtttcaaaaaaataggcTTCAGATGATCGTATTAGAGACGATGGTCGTATTATGTTCAGACCCAATAACTCAAACGTTGAATGATGATTTAGATTTACCTATCGTAATTTCTTTCGATACTGATGACTTACTTGCCTGGATCGAGGCATTATTCGACTCGGACAACAGTACTGTGACAAACCTTGGGGTGCGTGCTTTGGAGAATTTGCTGGAGAAAAATAGGGAAAACTCCAAACTATTCAGAGATGTTGCATTTCAGTGTGTTTCGCACCACTCACATCCTTCGGTAGCTGTTCTGTACTACACCACACTTTGTAAGTCCGTCTTAAAATTGGATAACTTGGTTTTAGATGAGGATGAATTAGTCTCCTTGGGTTTGTACGGATTAGTGGCGGATAAAGAAGATACCAGGACTTTTGCCGTTGATTTACTTTCGGCTGTTGAAGCCAAGTTGCATAATTCTTCTTATACTAAGGTATTCAAGGAGAGGCTTGCAAATTCCTCCAAAACTGTTTATAAATCGACTGCGAAGGAAATTTCTAGCATATTCGCCGAACTGCTCTCCCAAGATTTGTGTCTGAGAATATTTTCGAGCTTGGTTAGAATACTTGACttgtttccttttgaaataaAGAGAGATTTACTAGTGCTTATGGTGCCTTGGGTGAACAAATTCACTTTGAAATCCTTAGAGGAGCAAGATACCTTTATGGTTCTGAATAACCTATTCTATATCACCATCGATCTCAACGATTCTTTACCAAACGAAGTAGAGCAGCTATGGATTTCTCTGGGTAAAGGTAAttcatttcaaaacataCATGTGTCATTGGAATACATTAttaattcttcaatgaacCATTGCAATCCACTCTTTGTTCAGTATGCGAGGGATATTGTCTTATATTTGGCAAATATTCCTGGTGGCATTGGACTATTGGATACTCTACTGAATAACTTGGAACCCAAATGCATGGTTCCTTTAGCGAAGCATACGTTTGCTGAGCCAATAACCAATAATAAGTACTCCTTTTTAGGGAATATTTGGGAACGTCTGAATTATACTGGGAAAAAAGTTATATTTTCCAAGGCACAGCTTTCAATCATCTTTTTAGTTAATTTGTTAACAAATTTGAGTGAATCTGTAAAAGTTAAAATTCCACTACTATTACATATGTCCATTTGCTTGCTCGATCATTATGTTCCGCTTATTCATGAAAGTGCATGTAAAATTGCATCTACATTAATATTTGGATTGGCACCAACTCATGAAAAATCAGAGGAAACTGTAAAGCTGTTAAGAAATAAGCATGCCTTGTGGTCGTACGATAACTTGATGAAAAAGGGTGCTAGATCTCCCAAAACCATGGATTTGCTGATAAGAAATATTATTGGTATATTTTCAGATTTAGAGGAATTTCAAGTAACTTGGCAAAGAATTGCCTTGAAATGGGCTACTACTTGTTCAGTAAGGCACATAGCGTGCAGGtcatttcaaatttttagATCGTTATTAACATTCTTAGATCAAGAGATGTTACGTGACATGCTTCATAGACTCTCAAATACTATATCGGATGGAAATGTCGATATACAAGGATTTGCCATGCAAATTTTAATGACTCTAAACGCAATTATGGCCGAACTTGATCCGACAAATTTGATCAGTTTCCCGCAGCTGTTCTGGTCCATCACGGCATGTTTGAGTAGTATTCACGAGCAGGAGTTCATTGAAGTATTATCATGTCTGAGCAAGTTCATTTCTAAGATCGATTTAGATTCTCCGGATACTGTGCAGTGTTTGGTTGCCATTTTCCCTTCAAATTGGGAGGGCCGGTTTGATGGTTTACAGCAAATAGTCATGACCGGATTGAggtcttcaaattcattagAGATCACatggaaatttttggataagttgaatttgttgaaggaTAGCCGAATTATAGCAAATACAGACTCTAGGCTGTTATTTGCATTAATTGCAAACCTTCCACGATTTTTGAATGCAATGGATCGTAAAGATTTTACAGGTATCCAAGTAGCGGCGGATTCCTTGATTGAGTTAGCGAATGCGTATAAACAACCTTCACTATCCCGCTTGATAGATTCGTTGGCAAAGAACAAGTTTAGATCCAAAAAAGATTTCATGAGCCAAGTAGTAAGTTTCATATCCAGAAACTATTTTCCCTTATATTCTGCCCAAACATTGGTATTCTTATTGGGTCTTTTGTTCAATAAAATAGGATGGATCAGAGTTCAAACTTtagaaattttgaaatacgTCTTTCCGTTAGTTGATTTAAAAAGGCCAGAGTTCATTGGAGTTGGCGCCGATTTGATCTCCCCTTTACTAAGATTATTATTTACTGAATATGAAGCAAACGCTTTAGAAGTCTTGGATTGTGTGCCAAATGTTTCTGGAAGTAAGATGGATAAGGATGTCCTAAGGATAACAATGGGAAACAGAGATGTGAAAGAGGGCGACAACGCTACTACTACTTTATTTGGTTTGCCAGAAGATAGTGGCTGGTCTGTTCCTATGCCAACAATGACTGCAGCCACCACAAGACACAATGTTCACGCAGTGTTTATGACATGTGGCACTAGCAAATCCGACGAAATTTCTGCTCATGGATCGGATGATATGGATGCGGTCATAGAATTTCATGCAGATGGTGACTACGAACTTGGTAGAATGGATACAATAGTTGAGTTCCATGCGGATGGTGATTATGACCTCGGTAGAATGGATACAAATGATTCCATTTCCGTCGCGGAAGAAAAGGACGCCTCGTTAAGTCATATGTGGGCAGAACTGGATAACCTTGATAGTTTTTTCACAAAAGATACAAATGTACCAAATATCTCCTCTAAAATGGGCATGGGCATACCACATGGACGTTCTGACTCGATTGAAACTACTCGTACTGATCAAACATTCTCTTTTGAATCTGCTCCACAGTTATATGATAAGAAGGTTTCCGTTATATTGAATAGAAGTCTGTCTAGAACACCCTCTAATGTCTCATTCAAGACACATTTGGCTGATTCTTTTGcagtaaaaataaatagGAATGGCAAGCCAAGAATATGA